Proteins found in one Nostoc sp. NIES-3756 genomic segment:
- a CDS encoding FAD-dependent oxidoreductase, with product MVNQTYITDVLVVGGGTGGTAAAIQAARKGVKTILVSEFSWLGGMLTAAGVSAPDGNELLAFQTGLWGAFLQELRQRQPGGLDNSWVSFFSYDPRIGAEIFADWVKELPNLHWICGQVPLEVLRQENRITSVRFAEFTVQAKITIDGTELGDLLALADIPYRWGWELQSEWGEASAPSSFNQITEKYPVQSPTWVVVMQDFAEPVAPEIPPAPNYNAALFADAWKNYGGEQFLNYGRLPGNLFMINWPICGNDYGEGVGRLIESAATKDDFFQESRWHSQNFAHFIQTQLGRRYGLAEQVFPHTSSAFALHPYYRESRRLVGLTTITEQDILPVSGGRVASLFPDTIAIGNYANDHHYPGFDLPLQPKSIRWGGRWTGTPFTIPYRCLVPATTDGFLVCEKNISVSHIANGATRLQPVVLGIGQAAGMAAAICVELGCQPRDLPVEELQEALLQDAQAPAAIAPLFNLPPEHPEWLQWQLSYIKEPQLYPDNGNCPASVDKYDHGKLHQVFTRGSDCFTGIIHILNQQDYRFEITTPVANVGQSWQLVTLRSHIDEQLQALSDKQHLTIWGRLNHSGHWLLVDALC from the coding sequence ATGGTTAATCAGACTTATATAACTGATGTGTTAGTCGTTGGTGGTGGTACTGGCGGAACGGCTGCGGCTATTCAAGCGGCGCGAAAGGGTGTAAAAACTATTTTGGTGAGTGAATTTTCTTGGTTGGGAGGAATGTTAACTGCGGCTGGCGTATCTGCACCTGATGGGAATGAATTATTAGCATTTCAAACGGGCTTATGGGGTGCATTTTTACAAGAGTTGCGACAGCGACAACCAGGAGGCTTAGATAATAGTTGGGTAAGCTTTTTCAGTTATGATCCTCGTATTGGCGCAGAAATTTTTGCTGATTGGGTGAAGGAATTACCTAATCTGCATTGGATTTGTGGACAAGTACCTTTAGAGGTTTTGCGTCAAGAAAATCGCATTACTAGTGTGAGGTTTGCCGAATTTACCGTACAAGCAAAAATTACGATTGATGGTACAGAGTTAGGAGATTTACTAGCTTTAGCAGATATTCCTTATCGTTGGGGTTGGGAATTACAATCTGAGTGGGGAGAAGCAAGCGCCCCTAGTAGTTTTAATCAGATAACCGAAAAATATCCTGTGCAATCGCCTACTTGGGTAGTAGTGATGCAGGATTTTGCAGAACCAGTCGCGCCAGAAATTCCCCCTGCGCCTAATTACAATGCGGCGCTTTTTGCTGATGCTTGGAAAAACTATGGTGGAGAGCAATTTCTGAATTATGGGCGCTTGCCTGGTAATCTATTTATGATTAACTGGCCGATTTGTGGCAATGACTACGGTGAAGGGGTAGGAAGACTGATAGAATCAGCAGCAACTAAGGATGATTTTTTCCAAGAATCTCGTTGGCATAGCCAAAATTTTGCTCATTTCATCCAAACGCAGCTAGGTAGGCGTTATGGTTTGGCAGAACAAGTTTTTCCTCACACCTCATCGGCGTTTGCATTGCACCCATACTACCGAGAAAGTCGCCGTTTGGTAGGACTGACTACGATTACAGAACAGGATATTTTACCAGTCTCAGGCGGTAGAGTAGCATCTTTGTTTCCAGATACCATTGCCATTGGTAACTACGCCAATGATCACCATTATCCGGGGTTTGACTTACCACTACAACCTAAATCCATCCGTTGGGGCGGACGTTGGACTGGTACGCCTTTTACAATTCCCTATCGTTGTCTAGTTCCGGCTACTACTGATGGCTTCTTGGTTTGTGAAAAGAATATATCTGTTTCGCACATAGCCAACGGGGCGACTAGATTACAACCTGTGGTGTTGGGTATCGGCCAAGCTGCGGGAATGGCTGCTGCTATATGTGTAGAATTAGGCTGTCAGCCACGAGATTTGCCTGTAGAAGAATTACAGGAAGCATTATTACAAGATGCTCAAGCTCCTGCGGCGATCGCACCTTTATTTAATCTACCACCAGAGCATCCAGAATGGCTGCAATGGCAACTATCCTACATCAAGGAGCCTCAACTATATCCAGATAATGGTAATTGTCCGGCTTCTGTAGATAAGTATGATCACGGAAAACTACACCAAGTATTTACACGGGGATCAGACTGTTTTACAGGAATTATTCATATTTTAAATCAGCAGGATTACAGATTCGAGATCACTACACCAGTTGCTAATGTAGGACAGTCTTGGCAGCTAGTAACTTTGCGATCGCACATAGATGAGCAGTTACAAGCTTTGTCAGATAAGCAACATTTGACAATTTGGGGTCGTCTTAATCATTCTGGTCATTGGCTACTAGTGGATGCCCTTTGTTGA
- a CDS encoding M50 family metallopeptidase, which produces MALILTLLWLHISIFCHEMGHFIVAKVFGFKPYLVIVGSGHKIFSFKLLNSLFEFRLIPSGGITYTSNLTLEKLRNKLALMYLAGPVVNLCFCLLFSIFYAKYLYTIADPGYLISIPIIICIEFLLFVGSMTPMDVNLYGKVYSNDGKQLINALTKTEQQFIQKLLGLDRYANGKESAQDLFNNDLKVLHILYKAEAELTKRNFAQAINLLEQILNYPGLLNRDKLYIIDILASTVINYGETKYLHQADKWSAQAIVLAGDIKTIQGTRGAILVELGRYNEGKEMLLPLTEEGNELIDIVFSCCYIAKADYYLGNENKVKDWLEKAEKVGAAYIIIQRIKKEINYM; this is translated from the coding sequence ATGGCACTTATATTAACTCTTTTATGGCTGCATATTTCGATATTTTGCCATGAGATGGGGCATTTTATCGTAGCCAAAGTTTTTGGATTTAAACCCTATTTAGTCATAGTTGGTAGTGGACATAAAATATTCAGTTTTAAATTACTTAATTCTTTGTTTGAGTTTAGGCTTATTCCTAGCGGCGGAATTACTTATACATCTAATTTAACGCTAGAAAAGCTAAGAAATAAGCTGGCATTGATGTATCTAGCTGGCCCTGTCGTTAACTTATGCTTTTGTTTATTATTCAGCATATTTTATGCAAAATATCTTTATACAATAGCAGACCCAGGATATTTGATTAGCATACCTATTATCATCTGTATTGAGTTTTTATTGTTTGTTGGTAGTATGACACCAATGGATGTGAATTTATATGGTAAGGTCTACTCTAATGATGGTAAGCAACTAATCAATGCTTTAACAAAAACTGAGCAACAATTTATTCAAAAACTTTTAGGGTTAGACAGATATGCCAATGGCAAAGAATCTGCACAAGATTTATTTAATAATGATTTAAAAGTATTACACATCCTATATAAGGCAGAAGCAGAGTTAACAAAAAGGAATTTTGCCCAAGCAATTAATTTATTAGAACAAATTTTAAATTACCCTGGTCTTCTCAATAGAGATAAGCTTTATATTATTGATATATTAGCTTCAACTGTCATTAACTATGGAGAAACTAAGTACCTACATCAAGCAGATAAGTGGTCTGCTCAAGCAATAGTTCTTGCTGGCGACATCAAGACTATCCAAGGCACTAGGGGCGCTATTTTGGTAGAGTTAGGTAGATATAATGAAGGTAAGGAAATGCTGTTACCTTTAACAGAAGAGGGTAATGAATTAATTGATATAGTATTTAGTTGTTGCTACATTGCAAAAGCAGACTATTATTTAGGTAATGAAAATAAAGTCAAAGATTGGTTAGAGAAGGCTGAAAAAGTTGGTGCTGCTTATATAATTATCCAAAGGATAAAAAAAGAGATTAATTATATGTAA